From Thalassococcus sp. S3, one genomic window encodes:
- a CDS encoding Rrf2 family transcriptional regulator: MKLGDGVEQAIHAVAVLASLPPGSLLSAAALAEFHGVSQSYLLKHMQALSKAGLVETMPGPKGGYRLALAPDRISLLDVVLAVEGPEPAFRCKEIRQKGPDPLPAHRYAKPCQINVAMLRAERAYRAELRAVTIGQLMAQVAADDTDGALAARGCKFFEPHLRQTPSNEN; this comes from the coding sequence ATGAAGCTTGGTGATGGAGTGGAACAGGCGATCCATGCCGTTGCGGTGCTGGCGAGTTTACCGCCGGGCAGTCTGCTCTCGGCGGCGGCTCTGGCGGAGTTCCATGGCGTATCGCAAAGCTATCTCCTGAAACATATGCAGGCGCTCTCCAAGGCGGGGCTTGTCGAAACGATGCCGGGTCCGAAAGGCGGTTACCGCCTCGCCCTGGCGCCGGACAGAATTTCCCTGCTCGACGTCGTTCTCGCAGTCGAAGGGCCCGAGCCGGCCTTCCGCTGCAAGGAAATTCGCCAGAAGGGCCCGGACCCTCTGCCGGCGCATCGCTATGCAAAGCCGTGCCAGATCAACGTCGCCATGCTGCGCGCCGAACGCGCTTACCGCGCAGAATTGCGCGCCGTGACCATCGGGCAACTCATGGCCCAGGTGGCCGCCGACGACACCGACGGCGCGCTTGCCGCGCGCGGATGCAAATTCTTCGAACCGCATTTGCGCCAGACACCATCAAACGAGAACTGA